The Ananas comosus cultivar F153 linkage group 7, ASM154086v1, whole genome shotgun sequence genome has a window encoding:
- the LOC109713114 gene encoding peroxidase 1-like codes for MASKALLALFLPLALVFLSCLAEAQLKLGFYEETCPHVEDIVREEMTEILKVAPSLAGPLLRMHFHDCFVRGCDGSVLLDSTKGNVAEKDAPPNKSLRGFGSIERVKAKVEKACPNTVSCADILALIARDAVWLSKGPSWPVWLGRRDGRESHAAETKQLPPPKASLPQLIAMFAVKGLDLKDLVVLSGGHTLGTSHCNSFSDRLYNFTGKDNLYDVDPALDKQYITKLRNRCSLTDNTTLVEMDPGSYKTFDTSYYNYVKKRRGLFHSDAALLANDFTKAYVERHASGLYAAEFFQDYSDSIIKMGNVEVLTGYDQGEIRKKCYIVN; via the exons ATGGCCTCAAAGGCTCTCTTAGCATTGTTTCTTCCTCTTGCCCTAGTTTTTCTCTCTTGTTTAGCTGAGGCGCAGCTAAAACTTGGTTTCTACGAAGAAACATGCCCCCATGTCGAAGACATCGTCCGCGAAGAGATGACCGAAATCCTTAAAGTAGCTCCGAGCCTCGCCGGTCCTCTACTGAGGATGCATTTCCACGACTGCTTTGTTAgg GGATGCGATGGTTCGGTTCTACTAGATTCTACGAAGGGTAATGTAGCTGAGAAAGACGCGCCGCCGAACAAGAGCCTTCGAGGGTTCGGGTCAATCGAGAGGGTGAAAGCGAAAGTGGAGAAAGCTTGCCCTAACACCGTCTCTTGTGCCGATATTCTTGCTTTGATTGCGAGAGATGCAGTGTGGTTG AGTAAGGGACCATCTTGGCCAGTGTGGTTAGGGAGAAGAGATGGAAGAGAATCGCATGCCGCGGAGACGAAGCAGTTGCCACCACCCAAAGCAAGTCTTCCTCAGCTGATCGCAATGTTTGCGGTGAAGGGACTTGATTTGAAGGACCTAGTTGTGCTATCag GCGGGCACACGCTCGGAACATCGCATTGCAACTCATTCTCCGACCGCCTCTACAACTTCACTGGAAAGGACAACCTTTACGACGTCGACCCGGCGCTAGACAAACAGTACATCACTAAGCTCAGGAATAGGTGTAGCCTAACCGACAACACCACGCTGGTGGAGATGGACCCGGGCAGCTACAAGACCTTTGACACGAGCTACTACAACTACGTCAAGAAGAGGAGAGGCCTCTTCCACTCCGACGCCGCTCTCCTCGCGAACGACTTCACGAAAGCCTACGTCGAGAGGCATGCGAGCGGATTATATGCCGCAGAATTCTTCCAGGATTACAGCGATTCGATAATAAAAATGGGGAATGTCGAAGTTCTTACGGGATATGATCAGGGTGAGATCAGGAAGAAGTGTTACATTGTAAACTAA
- the LOC109713285 gene encoding peroxidase 1-like — protein sequence MVSKAFFVAFSLWLLVLLLFNPSQAHVLFGFYNVTCPNAETMVRDEVGKVLAKQPDLAGALIRLHFVDCFVGGCEASILLNSTANGPAEKDAPLNKGIRGFDVIDGIKAKMEQACPGIVSCADIITMAARDSVYLSHGPFYTIPTGRRDGNGSVASDVAKYVPSPAATIDDIKAFFAKKNLTVKDLVVLSGAHTLGKAHCYSFSDRLYNFKGNGSSDPSLDANYTMALQNQCKPNDMTTLVDLDPDNATMFDLDYYKLVSNMKGLFASDVALLSDVDAKAYVTRQANATKTDEFFNDFATSMVAMGRLSVLTHQNGEIRKICSKLPTKFF from the exons atGGTTTCAAAAGCTTTCTTTGTGGCCTTTTCCCTTTGGTTACTTGTGCTTCTCCTCTTCAATCCATCACAAGCCCATGTACTATTTGGTTTCTACAATGTGACATGCCCTAACGCAGAGACTATGGTTCGCGATGAAGTTGGTAAGGTCTTAGCTAAACAACCGGACCTTGCAGGTGCCTTGATTAGATTGCATTTCGTGGATTGTTTCGTCGGG GGATGCGAGGCATCGATATTGTTGAATTCTACTGCTAACGGCCCTGCAGAGAAAGATGCACCTCTAAACAAAGGCATTAGAGGTTTTGATGTGATCGACGGCATTAAAGCTAAAATGGAGCAAGCCTGTCCAGGAATAGTTTCTTGTGCTGATATTATCACAATGGCGGCTCGAGACTCGGTGTATTTG AGCCATGGGCCATTTTACACAATACCGACTGGTCGAAGGGATGGAAACGGATCGGTAGCGTCTGATGTTGCAAAGTATGTACCATCCCCTGCCGCGACCATTGATGATATTAAAGCATTCTTTGCCAAGAAGAACCTAACAGTCAAGGACCTTGTTGTTTTATCAG GTGCACACACCCTAGGGAAGGCTCACTGCTACTCCTTCTCGGACCGCCTCTACAACTTCAAAGGAAATGGCAGCTCCGATCCTTCGCTCGACGCCAACTACACGATGGCCCTACAGAACCAATGCAAGCCCAACGACATGACGACCCTCGTCGACTTGGATCCCGACAATGCGACCATGTTCGACTTGGACTACTACAAGCTTGTGTCCAACATGAAAGGTCTCTTCGCCTCCGACGTAGCGCTTCTTTCCGACGTCGACGCAAAAGCATACGTGACTCGCCAAGCGAATGCAACCAAGACTGACGAGTTCTTCAACGATTTCGCGACTTCGATGGTCGCGATGGGGCGACTCAGCGTTCTTACTCACCAGAATGGTGAGATAAGGAAGATCTGTTCTAAACTTCCAACAAAGTTCTTCTAG